A part of Liolophura sinensis isolate JHLJ2023 chromosome 1, CUHK_Ljap_v2, whole genome shotgun sequence genomic DNA contains:
- the LOC135481967 gene encoding large ribosomal subunit protein bL27-like: MFGSCQSILKNIVAIPAGFDSQMWQSVRCASKKAGGSTKNMKGRTIGKRRGWKRQDGQFVHAGEILVRQLGLRYYPGQYVRAGFDNTLTALEDGQVIVTCEKLSPYPDSPLYEPVSQGLTVYKKFFHVLPVPQHGKFKLVSQV, translated from the exons ATGTTCGGTAGTTGCCAGTCAATTTTAAAGAATATCG ttgcTATTCCAGCAGGTTTCGATTCTCAGATGTGGCAGAGTGTTAGATGTGCTTCAAAGAAAGCAGGAGGTTCCACTAAAAATATGAAAGGTCGTACAATTGGTAAACGCAGGGGATGGAAGAGACAGGATGGCCAGTTTGTCCACGCTGGAGAGATCCTGGTACGACAACTTGGCTTGCGCTACTATCCGGGACAGTAT GTGAGGGCTGGCTTTGACAACACACTAACAGCTTTAGAAGATGGACAAGTTATTGTTACTTGTGAGAAGTTATCTCCATATCCAGACAGTCCTCTGTATGAACCAGTCTCACAGGGACTAACAGTCTATAAGAAGTTTTTTCATGTGCTTCCTGTACCTCAACATGGGAAGTTCAAACTTGTCTCTCAAGTCTGA
- the LOC135461535 gene encoding crossover junction endonuclease EME1-like, with product MSQSEDTEREVFLEEDVVQVSLICPFARQKDIRNDLMVTGCVETTVNNFLDGTFLHSELGANDNDQVYQVSDISNSGFYLSHIRKTPSDTGCSSTDINSDSDWDNPVCLPSAKCSAHEKSGSSCTEINSDDDCVQIVDHTETSLKKPTTVACEATVEMYGGHEISDSSEGDELPSPMESKALSISSGDDLSVEESKPLSSLLSNRNTCIGNSTPKSTIDIIMDTEELPDLDCYEPMDYMDSHAYTDSASVPSSEWSQRSVDTLPCSQASGISISSGNTVAPDGKAKKKRRTPGEIAESKRQTEHRKVQREQEKKEKEERKKREVQVRKAMQEAKKQLRPGDCMKYITVVVDLGVINAGPGAAVLAAFDDSEVKCVAESLAVPNTVIWRRKHLEHRMADDGSFEMIEEEQTEKEVLVVLTKLDFVQLVQNSRQAQQEGFCNEPTLVSHVQHIQQVYDNSRVTLFALGMTQYFREMKNCVQRQHREAVRTAGQEVPNKKRAKQQNKVILSRIEVEEVLVGLQLETGCNYQLIDSSKELADLVKTFTKAVAEAPLKKDRLESAFSFHCEGGTVGKVDKNGTGLLKVWKQQLQQFKTISTEMANAIISAYPSPRLLIEAYQKCSSEREAERLLEDIVVRRGAGALTTNRRIGKELSRRVYQLLNVTDPEFIIT from the exons ATGTCTCAGTCTGAAGACACAGAACGTGAAGTTTTCTTGGAGGAAGATGTGGTGCAGGTGTCTCTCATCTGTCCCTTTGCAAGACAAAAAGATATTCGGAATGACTTGATGGTCACTGGATGTGTTGAAACCActgttaacaattttttagatGGGACG TTTCTTCACAGTGAGCTTGGAGCTAATGATAATGATCAGGTATATCAAGTTAGCGACATTTCAAACAGTGGATTTTATCTTTCGCACATCAGAAAGACTCCCAGTGACACTGGGTGCAGTTCTACTGATATAAACAGTGACAGCGATTGGGATAACCCAGTGTGTTTGCCATCAGCGAAATGCAGTGCTCATGAAAAGAGTGGAAGCAGTTGTACAGAGATAAACTCTGATGATGATTGCGTACAGATTGTTGACCACACAGAGACATCTTTGAAAAAACCCACCACTGTTGCATGCGAGGCTACAGTTGAGATGTATGGAGGACATGAAATATCTGACAGTTCAGAAGGGGATGAGCTCCCTAGTCCTATGGAATCCAAAGCTCTTTCTATATCCAGTGGAGATGACTTGAGTGTTGAAGAATCTAAGCCTCTGTCATCCTTACTCTCTAATAGAAATACCTGTATTGGGAACTCTACACCAAAATCAACTATTGATATCATTATGGACACTGAGGAGTTGCCAGACCTGGACTGCTATGAACCCATGGACTACATGGATTCACATGCCTACACAGATTCTGCTAGTGTTCCCAGTTCAGAGTGGTCCCAGAGATCTGTAGACACTTTACCCTGCAGCCAGGCATCAGGTATATCCATATCTTCAGGAAACACAGTTGCACCTGATGGGAAGGCTAAAAAGAAAAGGAGGACCCCAGGAGAAATAGCTGAGAGTAAACGCCAAACTGAG CACCGAAAAGTCCAAAGAGAGCAggagaagaaagaaaaagaggaaaggaaaaaaagggAGGTGCAAGTCAGAAAAGCCATGCAGGAAGCAAAGAAACAACTGAGGCCAGGTGATTGTATGAAa TACATCACAGTTGTGGTAGATCTGGGAGTGATAAATGCAGGACCAGGTGCTGCTGTGCTGGCAGCATTCGATGACTCAGAGGTGAAGTGTGTGGCTGAGTCCTTAGCTGTacctaacacagttatctggAGACGAAAACATTTGGAACATCGAATGGCAGATGATGGATCA TTTGAAATGATAGAAGAGGAGCAGACAGAAAAGGAGGTATTGGTGGTGTTGACCAAACTGGATTTTGTACAGCTGGTGCAGAACTCAAGACAG GCTCAACAAGAAGGGTTTTGTAATGAACCAACTTTAGTCAGTCATGTCCAGCATATTCAGCAGGTATACGACAACAGCAGGGTGACCCTATTCGCTCTGGGTATGACTCAGTACTTCAG GGAGATGAAGAACTGTGTTCAGAGACAGCATAGGGAGGCTGTTAGAACAGCTGGTCAAGAAGTGCCCAACAAGAAGCGGGCTAAACAACAGAATAAAGTGATATTGTCTCGTATAGAAGTTGAAGAG GTGCTTGTGGGTCTACAGTTAGAGACTGGCTGTAACTACCAGTTAATAGACAGCAGTAAAGAACTCGCAGATTTGGTTAAGACCTTCACCAAGGCTGTGGCAGAGGCCCCTCTTAA gaAAGATCGCCTCGAGTCTGCCTTCTCTTTCCATTGTGAGGGAGGCACTGTTGGTAAAGTGGATAAAAATGGAACTGGCTTGCTGAAAGTGTGGAAGCAACAACTACAGCAGTTTAAGACAATCAGTACCGAGATGGCTAATGCTATCATCTCTGCCTACCCTTCACCTCGTTTACTCATTGAG gcATACCAAAAGTGTTCCAGTGAAAGAGAGGCTGAACGATTGCTGGAGGACATTGTG GTACGACGTGGCGCAGGTGCTTTGACAACCAACCGCAGGATTGGGAAGGAATTGTCGCGGCGTGTATATCAGCTTCTAAATGTCACTGATCCAGAATTCATCATAACTTGA